Proteins encoded together in one Prosthecobacter debontii window:
- a CDS encoding nucleoside hydrolase, protein MKTWLSTLAACLAISTVHGDIPRIIFDTDITGDVDDVLALAMLHSLADRGACHLLGVTISKQNPQTAAFVDAQNTFYGRPDLPIGVTRDETAQKRESRYLKLADSANYPHNIRSNDDVPEAVALLRQLLAAQPDGSVSLVSVGIASNMANLLRSKADTVSPLDGPTLIRQKVKLLSIMAGAFETIDANNHFLEANVINGIAAMQTVARDWPQEVPVVWSGYEIGVSLPYPRQSIARDFDYVPHHIVKEAYLLHSGPEHDRPCWDQSSVLYAVFPDRDIFGLSKGGWVSVENDGFTRFTLPKKDNSSTPRDRFLTLTSAQRARALEAMVHLTAQPPRK, encoded by the coding sequence ATGAAAACTTGGTTATCCACTCTCGCGGCTTGTTTGGCCATCAGCACCGTTCACGGAGATATCCCTCGCATCATCTTCGATACCGACATCACGGGGGATGTGGATGACGTGCTGGCGCTCGCCATGCTGCATTCGCTGGCTGATCGTGGAGCCTGTCACTTGCTAGGTGTCACCATTTCCAAACAGAATCCTCAGACGGCGGCTTTTGTGGACGCTCAAAATACCTTTTATGGGAGACCTGATCTGCCCATTGGTGTCACCCGAGACGAAACGGCGCAAAAACGGGAGAGTCGTTATTTGAAGCTCGCCGATTCTGCTAATTATCCCCACAACATCCGCAGCAATGACGATGTGCCTGAAGCGGTGGCATTGCTCCGACAATTGCTCGCCGCTCAGCCGGACGGCAGCGTCAGCCTTGTCAGTGTCGGCATCGCTTCCAACATGGCCAATCTGCTGCGATCTAAAGCCGATACCGTATCTCCTCTCGACGGTCCTACTCTGATCCGGCAAAAGGTGAAGCTGCTATCCATCATGGCTGGCGCTTTTGAAACGATCGACGCCAACAATCATTTCCTGGAAGCCAACGTCATCAACGGCATTGCTGCCATGCAAACGGTGGCACGTGATTGGCCTCAAGAAGTGCCGGTTGTCTGGAGCGGTTATGAAATCGGAGTTTCCCTCCCCTATCCACGCCAGAGCATCGCGCGGGACTTTGACTACGTGCCGCATCACATCGTCAAAGAAGCCTACCTGCTCCACAGTGGTCCTGAGCATGACCGACCTTGCTGGGATCAAAGCAGCGTCCTCTATGCTGTGTTTCCTGATCGCGATATTTTCGGGCTTTCGAAAGGTGGTTGGGTGTCGGTGGAAAACGATGGTTTCACACGTTTCACCCTTCCCAAAAAAGATAACAGCTCCACACCGCGCGACCGCTTTCTCAC
- a CDS encoding ABC transporter permease codes for MNFRRWADFFVLIAVWAGMIVLFGCMRDSFFSAATLGSVANRIPALALVATGMTLVMVTGGIDLSVGSLLGFCGAIVGVMMADQHWGLPGALAVSLAAGTFMGWLTGAVSVKLRLPSFIVSLGMLEIARGLSFLTTDSQTKYIGASIESLGAPIGGLVISPAFVISLVIVAVGQIMLSHMAFGRHLIAIGANREAALVSGVPVDRPRILAHSLLGLLTGLAAVFNCSRLGSADPNAGVGFELSAIAAVVVGGTSLMGGRGSVVKSFLGVLIIATLEAGLVQIGASEPMKRVVTGAVIVAAVLADTWRRKA; via the coding sequence ATGAACTTCCGTCGCTGGGCAGATTTTTTCGTTCTGATTGCCGTCTGGGCAGGCATGATCGTGCTCTTCGGTTGCATGCGGGATAGCTTCTTCAGCGCCGCCACGCTGGGGTCGGTCGCGAATCGTATCCCTGCTTTAGCCTTGGTAGCCACAGGGATGACCTTGGTGATGGTCACGGGCGGCATTGATCTCTCGGTCGGCTCCTTGCTGGGATTCTGTGGTGCCATCGTGGGAGTCATGATGGCCGATCAGCACTGGGGGCTTCCCGGTGCCCTGGCCGTGAGCCTTGCTGCCGGCACTTTCATGGGATGGCTCACTGGAGCCGTGAGTGTGAAACTCCGCTTGCCTTCTTTCATCGTCAGCCTGGGCATGCTGGAGATCGCACGCGGACTCTCTTTCCTCACCACCGATTCACAAACGAAATACATCGGTGCAAGCATCGAGTCCCTTGGCGCACCGATTGGTGGGCTGGTCATCTCACCCGCCTTTGTTATTTCGCTGGTCATCGTGGCTGTCGGACAAATCATGCTCTCGCACATGGCTTTCGGCAGACATCTCATTGCCATCGGTGCCAACCGTGAAGCGGCTCTCGTCTCGGGCGTCCCCGTGGATCGCCCCCGCATTCTTGCCCACTCCCTGTTAGGCCTTCTCACAGGCCTAGCCGCAGTCTTCAACTGCTCTCGCCTCGGTTCAGCGGACCCCAATGCAGGTGTCGGATTCGAGCTCTCTGCCATTGCCGCGGTCGTTGTCGGCGGGACCAGTTTGATGGGAGGTCGCGGCTCCGTCGTAAAAAGCTTTCTGGGGGTGCTCATCATCGCCACTTTGGAGGCAGGCCTCGTGCAGATTGGTGCCTCGGAACCCATGAAACGCGTGGTCACTGGGGCAGTCATTGTTGCCGCCGTCTTGGCGGACACCTGGAGGAGAAAAGCATGA
- a CDS encoding sugar ABC transporter substrate-binding protein translates to MKLTSRLLLPLLALSLIACKPASTSDSSSGKPKVALVMKSLANEFFSNMAEGAKKHQAAHAADYELLVSGIKNETDLSEQVNLVEQMVAQGARALIIAPADSKALVPSLKRAQQAGVLVINIDNKLDADVLKQAGLNVPFVGPDNREGAKKVGDVLAKKLKAGDEVAIIEGVTTAFNGQQRRAGFEDAMKAAGMNIVATQSGQWEMEKANTVAAGILSAHPHVKALLCANDNMALGAAAAVQSAGKSGQVLIVGFDNISAIKPLLEDGRVIATADQHADQLAVYGIEAALKVLQGGENPADQTTAVDVISK, encoded by the coding sequence ATGAAACTCACCTCACGTCTCCTGCTGCCCCTTTTGGCCCTCAGCCTCATTGCTTGCAAACCGGCTTCCACCTCCGATTCCAGCTCAGGTAAACCCAAGGTCGCCTTGGTCATGAAATCCCTGGCGAACGAATTTTTCAGCAACATGGCAGAGGGAGCCAAGAAGCATCAGGCTGCGCATGCTGCCGACTATGAGCTTCTGGTCAGTGGCATCAAAAACGAAACCGACCTTTCCGAGCAGGTGAACCTTGTCGAACAAATGGTCGCTCAAGGAGCCAGGGCCCTCATTATCGCCCCGGCGGATTCCAAAGCCCTGGTGCCTTCCCTGAAGCGTGCTCAACAAGCGGGAGTTCTCGTTATTAACATTGATAACAAGCTGGATGCCGACGTGCTGAAACAAGCGGGGTTAAACGTCCCCTTCGTCGGACCCGACAATCGCGAAGGAGCTAAGAAGGTGGGAGATGTCCTGGCCAAAAAACTCAAAGCCGGAGATGAAGTCGCCATTATTGAAGGTGTCACCACCGCCTTTAATGGCCAGCAACGCCGGGCTGGCTTTGAGGATGCCATGAAGGCAGCAGGCATGAACATCGTCGCCACGCAAAGCGGTCAGTGGGAGATGGAAAAAGCCAACACGGTCGCGGCCGGGATTCTCAGTGCGCATCCCCACGTGAAAGCGCTGCTCTGTGCCAATGATAACATGGCTCTCGGCGCTGCCGCAGCTGTCCAATCGGCAGGCAAGTCTGGCCAAGTGCTCATTGTCGGTTTCGATAACATCAGCGCCATCAAACCCTTGTTGGAAGATGGTCGTGTCATCGCCACCGCAGATCAGCATGCTGATCAACTCGCAGTGTATGGCATCGAAGCCGCACTGAAGGTTCTCCAAGGTGGTGAAAACCCCGCCGATCAGACCACGGCGGTGGATGTGATTTCCAAGTGA
- a CDS encoding LacI family DNA-binding transcriptional regulator, which yields MASLPQDGLKHLAEATGLSVSTVSRVLSGKAAAYRISTDTQERVMRAARQQGIVVNEVARGLRLRTTQTIGLIIPDVSNPFFASLARHIEHLARAKGYSVLLADSQENVEVEAESVKLMRSRRVDGLVVAPVGISGDHLHQTGSENWPLVLLDRVPTGYAGPCVTSDNRQASKAAVQHFLEQGHRHIVCLQGLPASSANQQRVLGYQQALQEARVPVNAKLVIGHDYAIETGRSAVHELFSQSNPRPTAIMALGNLIALGALQALRHLKLKVPDDVSLISFDEQPWAELVDPPLTTLSQPVEKMAETAMDLLFQQLARTPLNSHKQEILLPVTLIQRASVAPLAGSNRIRLTERTPLRKRLR from the coding sequence ATGGCTTCCCTCCCCCAAGACGGTCTGAAACATCTGGCTGAGGCCACCGGACTCTCCGTCTCCACCGTCTCTCGAGTGCTCAGTGGTAAGGCCGCAGCCTATCGCATCAGCACAGATACCCAGGAGCGTGTGATGCGCGCCGCACGCCAGCAAGGCATCGTCGTGAACGAAGTGGCAAGAGGGCTACGCCTGCGCACCACACAGACCATCGGCCTGATCATCCCAGACGTCTCCAACCCCTTCTTTGCTTCATTAGCACGCCACATCGAGCACCTCGCGAGAGCCAAGGGCTACTCGGTGCTACTGGCGGACTCCCAGGAGAATGTCGAAGTCGAAGCGGAATCCGTGAAGCTCATGCGCAGCCGTCGTGTGGATGGCCTCGTCGTCGCACCGGTGGGGATTAGCGGGGATCACCTTCACCAGACGGGATCTGAGAACTGGCCCTTAGTCCTGCTCGATCGCGTGCCCACAGGCTATGCAGGCCCCTGTGTCACCAGTGATAACCGACAAGCCTCCAAGGCAGCCGTGCAACACTTCCTCGAACAGGGGCATCGCCATATCGTCTGTCTCCAAGGGTTACCTGCTTCATCCGCCAATCAGCAACGCGTGCTCGGTTATCAACAGGCGCTCCAAGAAGCCCGAGTCCCCGTGAATGCCAAGCTCGTGATCGGTCATGACTACGCCATCGAAACCGGACGTTCGGCTGTTCATGAACTCTTCAGCCAGTCAAACCCACGGCCCACGGCCATTATGGCCTTAGGAAACCTCATCGCCCTCGGAGCCTTGCAGGCTCTGCGCCATCTGAAACTCAAGGTGCCGGATGATGTCTCGCTCATCTCCTTCGACGAGCAGCCCTGGGCAGAGTTGGTGGATCCGCCGCTGACCACCCTCTCACAGCCTGTGGAGAAGATGGCTGAGACCGCCATGGATCTACTGTTTCAACAGCTCGCGCGCACCCCATTGAATTCTCATAAGCAGGAGATTCTTCTCCCTGTCACCCTGATCCAACGCGCCTCGGTCGCGCCGCTGGCAGGTTCCAACAGAATAAGATTGACCGAAAGAACTCCTTTGCGCAAACGTTTGCGCTAA
- a CDS encoding ThuA domain-containing protein, with protein sequence MRPFLFLSLLLTSAAQAELTGEQQQVPLESLPTDPSQAKIVLLAGSPSNKPGQHEYFAGCSLMADWLKSVPGVAPVMVADGWPKNEAVLEGAHSVVIYMDGGDKLAFLAPERWARMKALADAGTGFVILHQAIDCHADRATDFQNWFGAAFQSDIGCRGHWDVKFNAVPTHAVNQGIVPFELLKDGWLYNLHFAQTGVTSLLACPMPDSSRKTEDAKSHAGRAETVAWAYERPNGGRSFGFTGCDLHSNWSEPNQRKLLLNGILWTSKLEVPAGGASSETTPEDLAKNWDRKVFLKKTAAKK encoded by the coding sequence ATGCGCCCTTTCCTTTTCCTCTCCCTTCTTCTCACCTCCGCGGCCCAAGCGGAATTGACCGGTGAGCAGCAGCAGGTGCCGCTGGAAAGTCTCCCCACCGATCCCTCTCAAGCCAAGATCGTTCTGCTTGCAGGTTCCCCCAGTAACAAACCTGGGCAGCACGAATACTTCGCCGGCTGCTCTTTAATGGCGGACTGGCTGAAAAGCGTGCCGGGGGTCGCCCCCGTCATGGTGGCCGATGGCTGGCCGAAGAATGAGGCTGTGCTGGAGGGAGCACACAGTGTAGTCATCTACATGGATGGCGGCGATAAGCTGGCCTTCCTCGCGCCCGAGCGCTGGGCACGCATGAAAGCTCTTGCGGATGCGGGGACTGGCTTCGTCATTCTCCATCAAGCGATTGATTGTCACGCAGACCGAGCAACCGATTTTCAAAATTGGTTCGGTGCCGCTTTTCAGAGTGACATCGGCTGTCGCGGTCATTGGGACGTGAAGTTTAATGCCGTGCCTACTCATGCAGTGAATCAGGGTATCGTCCCTTTTGAACTGCTTAAAGATGGGTGGCTTTACAACCTTCATTTTGCCCAAACAGGAGTCACTTCCCTCCTGGCCTGCCCCATGCCCGACAGCAGTCGCAAAACGGAGGATGCCAAAAGCCATGCCGGACGTGCTGAAACCGTGGCCTGGGCTTATGAACGCCCGAACGGTGGACGCAGCTTCGGCTTCACGGGCTGTGACCTGCACAGCAACTGGTCTGAGCCTAACCAACGTAAGCTACTGCTGAATGGCATCCTCTGGACCAGTAAGCTGGAGGTGCCTGCGGGCGGAGCCTCATCCGAGACCACTCCCGAAGATCTGGCGAAGAACTGGGACCGCAAAGTCTTCCTGAAAAAAACAGCCGCGAAGAAGTAA
- a CDS encoding DEAD/DEAH box helicase: MPFKALGLDPKILQAIAEAGYTEPTPIQAAAIPPIIAGTDLIGIAQTGTGKTAAFTLPILTRLAMQPQRRGTQVLILAPTRELVVQIEENVLAYAKHLPLTIAKVFGGVGERPQIQALRSGCHIVIATPGRLLDLMNQGYGDFSGLQNLVLDEADRMLDMGFLPSIKSIVKQLPKKRQTLLFSATLSKEIEALTHEFQHRPKTVQIGRRSNPAETVAQWVYEVPAHLKITLLNHLLRDDSLNMVLVFTRTKHGADRVARKLEQTGVKCATLHANRSQNQRLKALADFKSGEVRVLVATDIAARGIDVDGISHVVNYDFPMHAEDYVHRIGRTGRAQAIGDAISFISPEDQASLRALEKFIGRGLVRKKADGFDYTASAPPRGEEPPRYRDPRARPQGQGRGGKPQGGQGDQKGQGEQQGGPPRQQGGKPSADKQGRPQSGGRDPRGQQKSKPQQRPPARADGQGKPPAPAQEQPAKRSIWRRLSGR, from the coding sequence ATGCCTTTCAAAGCACTGGGTCTCGATCCCAAAATTCTCCAAGCCATCGCCGAAGCGGGTTACACCGAACCCACGCCGATCCAAGCCGCCGCCATTCCGCCCATCATCGCGGGCACCGATCTCATTGGCATCGCCCAGACCGGCACAGGCAAGACAGCCGCCTTCACGCTCCCTATCCTCACACGTCTGGCCATGCAGCCCCAGCGGCGTGGCACCCAGGTCCTCATCCTAGCTCCCACCCGTGAGTTGGTCGTACAAATCGAAGAAAATGTATTGGCCTATGCCAAGCATCTTCCCCTGACGATTGCCAAGGTCTTCGGCGGCGTGGGCGAGCGCCCTCAGATCCAGGCCCTCCGTTCCGGTTGCCACATCGTCATCGCGACGCCTGGCCGCTTGCTAGATCTCATGAACCAGGGCTATGGCGACTTCAGCGGCCTACAAAATCTCGTGCTCGATGAGGCCGACCGCATGCTCGACATGGGTTTCCTGCCCAGCATTAAAAGCATCGTCAAACAGCTCCCGAAAAAGCGCCAAACCCTGCTCTTTTCCGCCACGCTTTCCAAAGAGATCGAAGCCCTCACGCACGAGTTTCAGCATCGCCCGAAGACCGTGCAGATCGGCCGCCGGTCCAATCCTGCAGAAACCGTCGCTCAGTGGGTGTATGAAGTCCCGGCGCACTTGAAGATCACCTTACTGAATCACTTGTTACGCGATGACTCCCTGAACATGGTGCTCGTCTTCACCCGCACCAAGCACGGGGCTGACCGAGTCGCACGCAAGCTGGAACAGACCGGCGTCAAGTGCGCTACCCTGCATGCCAACCGCTCCCAGAATCAACGCCTCAAAGCGCTGGCCGACTTCAAATCCGGAGAAGTGCGTGTGCTCGTGGCGACCGACATCGCGGCACGTGGCATTGACGTGGATGGCATCTCCCATGTGGTGAACTACGACTTCCCCATGCATGCCGAGGATTACGTGCATCGCATCGGCCGCACCGGACGCGCTCAAGCCATCGGTGATGCCATCAGCTTCATCAGCCCTGAGGATCAGGCCTCTCTTCGTGCCCTGGAGAAGTTCATCGGTCGAGGTCTGGTTCGCAAGAAAGCGGACGGCTTTGATTACACCGCCTCAGCTCCTCCACGTGGAGAAGAACCACCGCGTTATCGCGATCCTCGCGCCCGCCCTCAGGGTCAGGGCCGTGGAGGCAAACCGCAGGGAGGTCAAGGGGATCAAAAAGGCCAAGGCGAACAACAAGGAGGCCCTCCACGTCAGCAGGGCGGCAAACCCTCCGCAGACAAGCAGGGACGGCCGCAATCCGGCGGACGCGACCCACGCGGGCAGCAGAAATCCAAACCCCAGCAGCGCCCCCCCGCACGAGCCGATGGCCAGGGTAAACCACCTGCGCCAGCGCAAGAGCAACCTGCCAAGCGCAGCATCTGGCGGCGTTTATCCGGGCGTTAA